The genome window TTTTAAACATACAGTTGATGACAAACCTAAGCAAAGCTTTCATCAAAATGATGACTAGTTCAATTTGTACATTTTTCACAGAGATTCTTTTATAATATTATTAACAAATAGAATTTGGAGTGAACGCAATGGGAGTACCATTACCAATAATAATTATGATTGCCATGATGATGCTAATGTTTGGCGTTTCTGTCATTGTCCTCTTGAAGAAAAAAGGCAATTTCTTTACACAGACTATCGATGCTAAGCCTGAGCAGGTCAACCCTCAACAAAAGGATAAACAAATATGAAATATCCCTTTATTTGGCTCATTAAGTTTTACAGAAAATTTATTTCACCGATGACGCCACCATCCTGTCGCTTCTATCCTACATGCTCGTCATATGGACTTGAAGCTTTTCAAAAGCACGGTGCAATTAAAGGGTTAATTTTAACCATTACGCGTGTATCTAAATGTCAGCCATTCCATCCTGGTGGCTTTGACCCTGTGCCTGAAAAATGGCCTTCGAAAAAGAATTAATTTTCGAAGGTCATTTTTTCTTGTACTTTTTATAAATGTGCGTTATTATAGAAACTGTTCTAAAAATTAAATCGTAACGATTACTATTTGAAAGAGGTATACTATAAGATGAAAAAAGTATTTTTGTTATTTTTAGTTGCAGTTCTTGCCCTATTCACTGCTGCCTGTGGGGATAAATCATCAACATCCAAACAGACAGAGACAAAGGATAAATTATCAATTTATACAACTGTCTATCCATTAAGTTATTTTGCACAACGAATTGGTGGCGATTTTGTAGAGGTTTCTTCTATTTACCCTGCTGGCGCCAATGAACACACATTTGAGCCAACACAAAAGGATATGATGAATTTAGCAGATGCTAATATATTTTTCTATATTGGCTTAGGGCTAGAAGGCTTTGTTGAAAATGCCAAAAAAACTCTAGCCAAAGAAGATGTAACAATGGTTGCAACAGCAGATCAAGTTTCAGATGAACAATTAGCTGTGAGCACTGGTCACACACATGATGATGAAGAAGAAGCACATCATGATCATGAACATGCTACAACTGAAGAAGAGCATAGCCACTCTGAAGACGAGCATGGACATGATGATCATGATCACGGTAATGTAGATCCACATGTTTGGCTATCACCAATTATCAGTCAAGATTTAGCACTTTCCATTAAAAACACTCTAGTTGAAAAAATGCCAGAACAAGAAGCTACATTTACAGCTAACTACGAGGCACTGGTAAAAGAACTACAAGATTTAGACAACGAGTTTAAAGCAATGGCTAATAAAGCGCAAGAAAAGACGTTCTTCGTATCACATGCAGCATTTGGCTATATCGCAGGTCAATATGGCCTAAAGCAACTTCCAATAGCCGGTTTAAACTCACAAAATGAGCCTTCTCAAAAGGAACTAACGGCAATTGTTGATAAAGCAAATGATTTGCACATTCACTATATTTTATTCGAGCAAAATGTCTCTTCTAAATTAGCCGAGGTCATCCAAAAAGAGGTTGGAGCAGAGTCGCTTGTCTTGCATAATTTAAGCGTTTTAACAGCGGATGATGTTAAAAATAATGAAACTTACTTCACCCTTATGAAGAAAAATATTCAAACTTTAGATACTGCTTTAAACGCTCACAAATAAATGAGTAAGGAGGTGCCCCGAAATCGTATGGGACACCTCCTTTATTATGACGTACTTTTCTTGTGGCATTCGTTTTTCCATTCTATAAATACTCGTTAGCCTTTTTTTCTTTTGCACAGCATGATGTGTTATCTTTCGGTTACCCTTTACTTGGGCTACATTACTTTCTAAAATGATAGGCTCCCATTCATTTAGTTTCAACTGAACAGAATTATCGCTTTTATTACCTTTTAAAAGCTGTGTAGGCTGTTTTATTATTTGTTTATTTTTAGCTAAAATGAACTGCCCTTTATCAAAGGTAAAATGACTATCCAACATTGGTTTTGTAAGAACTTCAACCTTACTCGTTTTTTGTAAATCAATATAGGCTTCGCTTGTAGCAGCTGGGAAACTTGCATAGTCCCAAGAGTGATCCTGTGCTAATTGGCGATCAGACACTAAAAAATAATTATAACGCACCTCACCCTTACGATCAGGCAATGGATCATCCCATGTAACGTCGATATGATACCATGCATTATCAAGCTTCACTAAGACCCAAGCATGTAGTTGTTCCCCTACTTTTCCTGGTACATATTGTACCTCAAAGCCTAGCATCTCTAGCATTCGATAAAGCACTAGAGCATATGCCTGACAGACTCCCTTGTTTTCCGTAAGCAATGTGTAGGGAGAATATTGACTTCCTTTCGTTTCCTTTGAATATTCAGTAGATAGAACGATAAAATCATGTGCAGCCTGTATTTTTTGCAATTCACTTAGTCCATGCATAGGTGCAATAATATTCGTCAAAGACTGTTCTACAAATGCCTCCTCTTCCTGAGAAATATGATAAGTAAACTCAAATCTAATGACAATATTATTGGTATAGCCTTCATATTTCCATTTAAAACTAGAAAGATTGGCGTAAACATATGGATCTTGAATAGCATGTTTAATTAGCTCTGATAGTTCATCTTTTATTTCGGACGTATTACCAGTATAACGAATGTCAAATTCAGTAGATAATTGCATGACTTGTTTTTGAATTAGATGTTGTAGTGTTTCTATTGAATTAGCAGTTGCAATATTCTTTTCTTCATAGTTTGCGAATACTTGCACATGACTCATTTGTAGAGCGAATAATATAATGACAACATTATATATATATTTTCTCATATGAGTCATTCTCCTTTACTAACTAGTTTATGCCTTTCATTTCTTATTATGTTAATGAATGATTAATTTAATCCTAAAAGTTTACTAAAAATGACTTATCGATTATGCCTCGGCATAACTGCGTCCAGAATCGGCTTTGTGCTTGCACAAAGCACTCCTTTCCGATTCCGTGACATCCGCTGAAAGAAGTTAAAACGAATAAAGAGGTGGAACAAAAAGAAAAATGTTAGACCAAGATATAATCGATCTAACATTTTTTTGATTTAAATGGGGAAATTCACTTTGATGAAGCAGAAAAGTTATTATCTCTTTTCGCTATTTTTCTAAATAAACGAGTTCTGTCCCAGCCTCTGCATAGTGTTGAAAAAATGAAATTAAATAAAGTATGGTTCTTCTGCAAAACGAGGGGTTGATTTCCGTTCCGACTGGGCGCTTTGTTGCTGTCGCTTTGCTTTCGCACAGATAAAACATTGTCGCTGACGCTACGCTTTAAAACATTGTCGCTGACGCTTCGCTTTCGCACAGAAAACATCCGCTGCGCTGCAGGGTCTCATCTGTGACTCTGATCAAAGGCACTGAAAAACTAAAGAAATTCATTTTTTATATTATAAATCTATCTTTTGTTGGATTTAGAAACTCAAAAAAGTCGATTTGCATCACATTTTTGTGGCAAATCGACTTTTTCAGTGTCCTCGACGCTGATCCCCGAGGGGTCGCCCAGTCGGAACGAAGATCAACTAATTCACTTAGCATATCACTCTAATATAGTGATAAAAGCGAAACTTCAGTATCAAGTTTTTTGTTCGAAACCGAAGCAGTAATAGCAGATGTACAATCACCCAACTGCTATAAGTCACTTCTGTTCGATGATGGAAAGTAGCTATATCGTTCACTTTTGAAACGCATAAATTTTATAAAAGTTCTACACTATTGTTGATTGGAGTGGAAGGCTACTCGAGTGCTCCTGTCGCAGAGCAAAGTGAAGCGGCAGCAACAAAGTGAGTAGCCTGGAACGGAAATCACTCTCATTTAAGCGCCTAAACATTCATAAAGGTTTGCTTTATCATTTTGTTATTAGTTTATTAATTTTCTACGAAGTAGCTTATTGGCACCGTTTCGAGGAAGCTCGTCCGTAACAATAATTTCTTTTGGTATTTTATATTTAGCGAGCTTCTTTTGACAAAATGCCTGTATTTGCTCTACTTGTACTTGTTCTTTTAATACAACAAAGGCGATTGGTACCTGGCCCCACTCATCATCATCGATGCCACATACTCCCGCTTCCTTGACTGCAGGATGAGTAAGTAACACATTTTCAATTTCAGCAGGATAAATATTTTCGCCACCTGAAATAATTAAATCAGCCCGACGATCAATAACAAACAAATAACCCTCTTCATCCATATAGCCAATATCACCAGTATGGAGCCAGCCATCAATCGTCACTTCTTTTTCGGCAAAACGGCCAATATACCCTGGTGTTACATGTGGACCACGTATGCAAATTTCTCCTTCACCATTGGCATTCGGCTCAGCAATGCGAATTTGATTAAAAAATAATGGTTTTCCCGCTGAACCAATTTTCTGCATCGCATCTTCATTTGCTAATGTTGCCGTTTGTGACGAAGTTTCAGTCATCCCATACGTTTGAGCTACAGCTAAATTTAATGCATGAGCTCGCTTTAAATAATCCACTGGCACAGGTCCACCACCTGCTAGCATCATTTTAAATTTCGATGAGGCTTGTGCATTTTTTTGTTCAAGTGTATGTAGAATTCTTTCTAATGTCACTGCAACCACAGACATATGTGTGACATCGCCATCGATAATATTTTGTGAAATGGCTTCTACATCAAACTGATCATATAAATGCACTTTATTGCCATACAATAGCGAGCGCACTAAAATAGAAAAGCCGCTAATATGAAATAAAGGCACTGCACATAGCCAAGCATCATCAGCCTGCAAACCTATATTAAGAACTGAGGCTGTTGCACTTGCCTGATGATTGCCAACTGTTTGACGAACACCCTTTGGAAAGCCAGTCGTACCAGATGTATACATAATCGATGTTGTTTGATTTAAAGACCATTCTTTCGTAATATCAATAGCCGATTCTGTACTTTTTTCTATAGCAGAAAATAAATGACAAGTCGTATGTAATGGTAATTTTTCTACATCCTCATCTGCAATTAATACTGCCGCTGCCTCTGAATCCTCTAGCTGATAGGCTATTTCAGCCTGTGATAGCCTACGATTTAGCATGACCATTTCACATTGTAAATGCATACATGCGTACATCGTGATGACAAGGGTAGGCTTACTCGGCCCCATTATTGCAATACGGTCTCCTTGCTTAATTCCTAGTGCTGTTAGTTGACGTGCTCGCTTTAAAGATAAATCATTTAATTTTTGAAATGTCCAAGTTTGTCCATTATATGTTAAACCGTTTCGTAACGGTGTTAAATACGCTCGCTGTAAAATCCAATTTGGATACATCTGTTATCCCTCCGATCAACCTTAATCTTACCGCTTCATCGTAACATTCGTCTATCCGTCGCTCTTACAATTCTTTCCGTCGCCCTAGCGTTTCATTCCGTCGCTTTGATCAGTCTATCCGTCGTTTCGGCAATTCTTTCCGTCGCTTTGATCAGTCTATCCGTCGCCTCGGCAATTCTATCCGTCGCGGCCTGTCTATCCGTCGCTCTTACAATTCTTTCCGTCGTCCTAGCGTTTCTTTCCGTCGCTTTGATCAGTCTATCCGTCGTTTCGGCAATTCTTTCCGCTTCGGCCTATCTATCCGTCGCCCTAGCGCTTCTTTCCGCCGCCCGGATTTGCCTTTCCGCCGCTCTGACAAAACTATCCATCGCTCTAAAAAAGTTATCCGTCTCGTCCCTCCAGACATACAAAAAGCTCGTATCTCATAAAGATACGAGCCGTTCAACGTTTCAGATAATCAAGGGAATCTTGGGAACTGACCGAAATCTGGTTGACGTTTTTCTTTAAATGCGTCACGACCTTCTTTAGCTTCATCTGTTGTGTAGTAAAGAAGAGTAGCGTCGCCAGCCATTTGTTGAAGACCTGCTAAACCGTCTGTATCTGCATTCATTGCTGCTTTTAAGAAGCGTAGAGCAGTTGGTGACATTTGTAGCATTTCTTCACACCATTGTACAGTTTCATCTTCTAATTGCTCATAAGGAACAACTGTGTTAACTAATCCCATATCAAGTGCTTGTTGTGCATCATATTGACGGCAAAGGAACCAAATTTCACGCGCCTTTTTATGACCGATAATACGTGCAAGATAGCCTGAGCCATAACCAGCATCGAATGAACCAACTTTTGGTCCAGTTTGTCCAAAGCGAGCGTTATCAGCCGCAATTGTTAAGTCACAGACAACGTGTAAGACGTGTCCTCCACCGATTGCATAACCTGCAACCATCGCTACTACAGGTTTTGGAATAACACGGATTAAACGTTGTAAATCAAGAACGTTTAGACGTGGGATCTCATCTTCACCAACGTAGCCGCCATGACCGCGTACTTTTTGGTCTCCACCTGAACAGAAGGCATGCTCACCTTCACCAGTTAAAATGATAGCTCCAATATTTTTATCATCACGTGCACGTGAAAAAGCATCGATCATTTCCATTACCGTTTTTGGTCGGAATGCGTTGCGCACTTCTGGACGGTTAATCGTAATTTTTGCGATACCGTTATAAAACTCATACTTAATGTCTTCATAAGTATGTAAACTAGTCCATTGACGTGTCATTGAATTGCCTCCTAATAATTATATTCGTCTCGTTCATAATCGAGGCGGTAACGTAAAAATATGATTACGTTAAATACTCCTCTACTATTGTAGCAAAATCAGCGGGATTTTCCACATGAATTGCATGTCCTGCGTCATTTACTGTCGTATGCTTGGCATTTTTTAATAACGCTTTCATTTCTAGTGCAATTTTACAAAATTTTTCATCGAGTGAGCCTGTAATTAAAAGAACAGGAAATTCAAGCTTCTCCAACGACATCCAATTTGATGGCTGACTGCCTGTACCAATGCCTCGTAAGCTACCTGCCAAGCCTTCCTCCTTCTGAGAAAGTCGTTCTGACCGAATAGCCTCTTGTACATTTTGTGGTAAACGCTTTTGGGACTCAAACAAAGGAATGTTCTCCCATGCATTAACAAATGATAACAAACCGTTACTAATTATTTTTTCAGCTAGTGCGTTATCCCTCTCACAACGTTCAGAACGCTCCTTGGAAGTCTGTAAACCTGGAGAAGCACTTTCTAAAATTAGCTTTTCAATACGTTCAGGGTAGGAAATTGCATACGATAATGCAACTCTTCCTCCCATTGAATAGCCTAGCAGCGCAAATTTCTTTAGCTGTAGTTGGAAAAAAACTTCCTCTAAATCTTGGATTTGTTCTTGCATAGAGAAGCGACTAATTTGCTGAGGTACAGCTGTTTGACCATGTCCAATTAAATCAATGGCAATAACTCGTACATTCGGCAGAGCTTTCGCTAAATATCGCCACGTAGCTGTACTCCCTGTAAAACCATGTAAGGCAACGAGCGTTTGCTCCGCTTCTTCATTCCAGATTTCCACGTACGTTTCAAGCTCTCGAACCATTAGCTTTGCCATGCTTTTAACCCTGCATTAATGAGATTCCAAAGTGCCCGATGCGCATAAACATTTTCCTCTCGATCTGTGAAAATTTCGAATAAGCGTAATGGTCGTTTTTTTATTGAAGCAAACTTTTCCGATAGCTCTGAAATATCGTCTACGCGGATATAGTCCATATCGTACATATTGGCAATATCATGGAATTTAAGGGCAGTTGGCGTGCCAAATAAATCTTCATAATGTGCCTCAACTGTCGATTGTGGTAAATAAGAGAAAATACCGCCGCCATCATTATTCATGACAATTATTGTCAGGTTGCATTCCTGGTATCTTGACGCAATAAGACCGTTGATATCATGTAAAAAGGCTAAATCGCCAATAAGCAAGTAAGTTTCACGGTTATTCCCTTGACTAAAACCCATTGCTGTTGATACGACGCCATCAATACCATTCGTTCCACGATTCGCAACAATACGAATATCCTTCGGTGACGCCATTAAAAACGTATCAATATCACGCACGGGCATACTGCTACTAACAAAAATATCACTGCCATTAGGGATTATTTTCAGTAATCGACTTACCATTGCTCCCTCATCGATTGCACCCTTAGAATAGTGTTCAATATACTCTAATGCAATATCATTGGCATCTTGCCACTCCGCTAAATACTCTGCCTCTAATGCTGTTTCAGAGATTTCTAATTGCGTGAGCCACTCACCAATACTTGCATGAATAAAATGAGTAGACACGCCTGTAGAATCACGGAACATCGGATCTTCATCAACAACAATATAAGCATCAGGCTGAGATTTTGTAATAAATTGCATAATAAATTTTGAAACAGGCTGTGCTCCCAAACGTAGTACCGTATCTGGTTCAACTAATGCTTTAAAATCTTCACTCTTCATAATTGCATCATATGTTGTGATAATATATGGCAAACAATCCTCTGGGACCGATGCCCTCATATTGGATAAACTCTCGACAATGACCGGCCATTTTAATTGGCGAACAAACTCCCACATGATTGTTAAATCTGCACCAAGTGCTAGCTCACCAATAATAACAAAGCCTCTTTTGGTTGCACTTAAAATCCCTGATAGCTCCTGCTGTGTAGCTTTAGAAGGCATTAACTGGGCCATACTACTATGCTTAAATGTTGCCTCTGGAAGCTCATCTCGAAAATCAATCAACAAAGGTTCTCGGAACGGTACATTAATATGAACTGGTCCAAACGGTGCGCTCATTGCAATTGCTATCGCCCGTGCGATATGGCGCTCGATAAACGGTAGTGTCGGTGCTGCATCATCTGCTAGCGGGAAATCCACGCTCCATTTGACATGCGTGCCATATAAATTTGGCTGATCAATAGCCTGTGGTGCACCCACCTCTCGCAATTCATGTGGACGATCAGCTGTGATCACAATTAACGGTACACGAGCATAGCTTGCCTCAACAATGGCAGGAAAATAGTTTGCTGCAGCTGTTCCTGATGTACATAAAAGAACTACAGGTTTTGCTGTGGCCTTTGCAATTCCTAGCGCAAAAAAGGCAGCCGATCGCTCATCAACCTGACGATACATATTGAGCTGTTTCGTTGAAGCAAATGCATAAGCTAGAGGCGTCGAACGTGAGCCTGGACTAACAACAACGTTTTCTACACCAACTTGTACTAATGATGCTACCATTTTATAAACATAGTCCGTTAAAATTTTCCGTTCACTCATGTAATTGTCCTCCTAGCGCACGAAGCATCGGACGGAATTTCACTAATGTTTCCTCATATTCAGATTGTGACTCTGAATCTGCAACAATACCGCCACCAGCGTATAAATAGGCTTTATCCTTTAGTAAAGCAGCCGATCGAATGGCCACTGCAAATTCCCCATTGCCTTCAGCATCTAACCAACCAATTGGAGCGGCGTAAAGTCCACGATTCATTGGCTCATACTTACGTATAGCTGCCATCGCTTCATTCCTTGGCACACCACCTAAAGCTGGCGTTGGATGTAAAGACTTTGTCAGTTGTAAAATGGTTGCCTCACTATTTAACTGACCTTCAACGGGTGTATATAAATGTTGTATATCTCTAATCTTTAGTAGACGGGGGCCATCTGG of Lysinibacillus agricola contains these proteins:
- the yidD gene encoding membrane protein insertion efficiency factor YidD, with the translated sequence MKYPFIWLIKFYRKFISPMTPPSCRFYPTCSSYGLEAFQKHGAIKGLILTITRVSKCQPFHPGGFDPVPEKWPSKKN
- a CDS encoding metal ABC transporter solute-binding protein, Zn/Mn family, whose protein sequence is MKKVFLLFLVAVLALFTAACGDKSSTSKQTETKDKLSIYTTVYPLSYFAQRIGGDFVEVSSIYPAGANEHTFEPTQKDMMNLADANIFFYIGLGLEGFVENAKKTLAKEDVTMVATADQVSDEQLAVSTGHTHDDEEEAHHDHEHATTEEEHSHSEDEHGHDDHDHGNVDPHVWLSPIISQDLALSIKNTLVEKMPEQEATFTANYEALVKELQDLDNEFKAMANKAQEKTFFVSHAAFGYIAGQYGLKQLPIAGLNSQNEPSQKELTAIVDKANDLHIHYILFEQNVSSKLAEVIQKEVGAESLVLHNLSVLTADDVKNNETYFTLMKKNIQTLDTALNAHK
- a CDS encoding transglutaminase domain-containing protein; the encoded protein is MRKYIYNVVIILFALQMSHVQVFANYEEKNIATANSIETLQHLIQKQVMQLSTEFDIRYTGNTSEIKDELSELIKHAIQDPYVYANLSSFKWKYEGYTNNIVIRFEFTYHISQEEEAFVEQSLTNIIAPMHGLSELQKIQAAHDFIVLSTEYSKETKGSQYSPYTLLTENKGVCQAYALVLYRMLEMLGFEVQYVPGKVGEQLHAWVLVKLDNAWYHIDVTWDDPLPDRKGEVRYNYFLVSDRQLAQDHSWDYASFPAATSEAYIDLQKTSKVEVLTKPMLDSHFTFDKGQFILAKNKQIIKQPTQLLKGNKSDNSVQLKLNEWEPIILESNVAQVKGNRKITHHAVQKKKRLTSIYRMEKRMPQEKYVIIKEVSHTISGHLLTHLFVSV
- a CDS encoding o-succinylbenzoate--CoA ligase, with protein sequence MYPNWILQRAYLTPLRNGLTYNGQTWTFQKLNDLSLKRARQLTALGIKQGDRIAIMGPSKPTLVITMYACMHLQCEMVMLNRRLSQAEIAYQLEDSEAAAVLIADEDVEKLPLHTTCHLFSAIEKSTESAIDITKEWSLNQTTSIMYTSGTTGFPKGVRQTVGNHQASATASVLNIGLQADDAWLCAVPLFHISGFSILVRSLLYGNKVHLYDQFDVEAISQNIIDGDVTHMSVVAVTLERILHTLEQKNAQASSKFKMMLAGGGPVPVDYLKRAHALNLAVAQTYGMTETSSQTATLANEDAMQKIGSAGKPLFFNQIRIAEPNANGEGEICIRGPHVTPGYIGRFAEKEVTIDGWLHTGDIGYMDEEGYLFVIDRRADLIISGGENIYPAEIENVLLTHPAVKEAGVCGIDDDEWGQVPIAFVVLKEQVQVEQIQAFCQKKLAKYKIPKEIIVTDELPRNGANKLLRRKLIN
- the menB gene encoding 1,4-dihydroxy-2-naphthoyl-CoA synthase; this encodes MTRQWTSLHTYEDIKYEFYNGIAKITINRPEVRNAFRPKTVMEMIDAFSRARDDKNIGAIILTGEGEHAFCSGGDQKVRGHGGYVGEDEIPRLNVLDLQRLIRVIPKPVVAMVAGYAIGGGHVLHVVCDLTIAADNARFGQTGPKVGSFDAGYGSGYLARIIGHKKAREIWFLCRQYDAQQALDMGLVNTVVPYEQLEDETVQWCEEMLQMSPTALRFLKAAMNADTDGLAGLQQMAGDATLLYYTTDEAKEGRDAFKEKRQPDFGQFPRFP
- the menH gene encoding 2-succinyl-6-hydroxy-2,4-cyclohexadiene-1-carboxylate synthase → MAKLMVRELETYVEIWNEEAEQTLVALHGFTGSTATWRYLAKALPNVRVIAIDLIGHGQTAVPQQISRFSMQEQIQDLEEVFFQLQLKKFALLGYSMGGRVALSYAISYPERIEKLILESASPGLQTSKERSERCERDNALAEKIISNGLLSFVNAWENIPLFESQKRLPQNVQEAIRSERLSQKEEGLAGSLRGIGTGSQPSNWMSLEKLEFPVLLITGSLDEKFCKIALEMKALLKNAKHTTVNDAGHAIHVENPADFATIVEEYLT
- the menD gene encoding 2-succinyl-5-enolpyruvyl-6-hydroxy-3-cyclohexene-1-carboxylic-acid synthase, coding for MSERKILTDYVYKMVASLVQVGVENVVVSPGSRSTPLAYAFASTKQLNMYRQVDERSAAFFALGIAKATAKPVVLLCTSGTAAANYFPAIVEASYARVPLIVITADRPHELREVGAPQAIDQPNLYGTHVKWSVDFPLADDAAPTLPFIERHIARAIAIAMSAPFGPVHINVPFREPLLIDFRDELPEATFKHSSMAQLMPSKATQQELSGILSATKRGFVIIGELALGADLTIMWEFVRQLKWPVIVESLSNMRASVPEDCLPYIITTYDAIMKSEDFKALVEPDTVLRLGAQPVSKFIMQFITKSQPDAYIVVDEDPMFRDSTGVSTHFIHASIGEWLTQLEISETALEAEYLAEWQDANDIALEYIEHYSKGAIDEGAMVSRLLKIIPNGSDIFVSSSMPVRDIDTFLMASPKDIRIVANRGTNGIDGVVSTAMGFSQGNNRETYLLIGDLAFLHDINGLIASRYQECNLTIIVMNNDGGGIFSYLPQSTVEAHYEDLFGTPTALKFHDIANMYDMDYIRVDDISELSEKFASIKKRPLRLFEIFTDREENVYAHRALWNLINAGLKAWQS